The following are encoded together in the Balaenoptera acutorostrata chromosome 9, mBalAcu1.1, whole genome shotgun sequence genome:
- the PHLDA2 gene encoding pleckstrin homology-like domain family A member 2, whose product MKLSGEVLREGELEKRSDSLFQLWKKKRGVLTPECLSLFPTGPGARPKELRFHSILKVDCVERTGKYVYFTIVTTDRKEIDFRCAGESCWNAAITLALIDFQNRRALQDFRSRQERAAPVGQPEAGTARAP is encoded by the coding sequence ATGAAGCTCTCCGGGGAGGTGTTGCGCGAGGGCGAGCTGGAGAAGCGCAGCGACAGCCTGTTCCAGCTGTGGAAGAAAAAGCGCGGCGTGCTCACCCCTGAATGCCTGAGCCTGTTCCCCACCGGCCCCGGCGCGCGCCCCAAGGAGCTGCGCTTCCACTCCATCCTCAAGGTGGACTGCGTGGAGCGCACGGGCAAGTACGTCTATTTCACCATCGTCACCACCGACCGCAAGGAGATCGACTTCCGCTGTGCGGGCGAGAGCTGCTGGAACGCGGCCATCACACTGGCGCTCATCGACTTCCAGAACCGCCGCGCCCTGCAGGACTTCCGCAGCCGCCAGGAGCGCGCCGCGCCCGTCGGGCAGCCCGAGGCCGGGACGGCCCGCGCGCCCTGA